TCCGAACGTCTTTCTACCCATTGATAGAAAATGGGAAGAATGAATAGAGTCAACAAGGTGGATGTAATCAATCCACCGATAACGACCGTTGCCAACGGTCGCTGAACTTCTGCCCCTGCCGATGCGGAAATTGCCATTGGCAGAAACCCAAGGATATCGGTAAAGGCCGTGAGCATAATGGGGCGTACCCTTCTTTTTGTTCCTTCAACGATTCGCTCTTTTAGGTTTATAACGCCTTCCTCTTTCAGTTCGTTGAGTCCGCTAATCATTACCAATCCGTTCAGTACGGCAACCCCAAAAAGCACGATAAAGCCAACCCCTGCGGAAATACTAAAGGGCATATCCCTAAGCCAGAGAGCGAACACGCCACCAATAGTCGCCATCGGTATGGCCAGATAAATCATCAACGTCTGCGGAAAGGATTTTAATGCAAAATATATCAGGATGAATATGAGTAATAGCGCAATAGGAACCACGGTCTGCAATCGGTCGCTGGCCCTTTCCAGATTTTCAAAGGCACCACCATAGCGGATAAAATAACCTGGGGGTAAATCGAGGTTTGCATCCAGCTTGTCCCTTATCTCATTGACCAGCGATTCCACATCGCGACCACGTACATTAACGCCTACATAGGTTCTGCGATTGGTATTGTCCCTGCTTATCTGCATCGGTCCCGGTGTGTATTCGATGGCCGCCAGTTCGTGAAGTGGAATTTGTGAACCGTTCGGTAGATTGATATAGAGATTACGGATATCGTTGATATCGCTTCGGTTCTGCTCATCGAGCCTTACCACCAAATCAAAACGCTTTTCACCTTCAAAAATGACCCCTGCGTACCCACCTGCAAAAGCGGATTGCACCATCATATTGAGTTGGTCGATGCTTACGCCGTATTGGGCCAGTTTGTTTCGATTGTACTTTATCGTCATCTGCGGTAAGCCCGATGTGGCTTCTGCCCGCATATCGCCTATACCTTCAGTACCTGCGATGATTTTGGTAATCTCGTCCGCTTTGGACGCAAGTACATCGATATCCTCACCGTATATCTTAATGGCAATATCCTCACGGATGCCTTCCAATAGTTCATTGAACCGCATTTCGATGGGTTGCGTAAATTCATAATTGACACCAGGGATAATGCTCACCGCATCCTTCATCTTGTCAATAAGTTCATCCTTGGATTCGGCAGAAACCCATTCGTCCTGCGGTTTCAGGATTACGAATACATCGGCAAAGTCCATAGGCATTGGGTCGGTAGGCACTTCCGCAACACCGATACGGCTAACTATTTTTTCCACTTCGGGAAATTCGGCCTTTACGATGCGTTCTATTTTTGTGGTGGTCTCGATGGTCTCGCTCAATGAGCTTCCGGGTTTCAAAATAGCGTGGAAAGCAATATCGCCCTCGTCCAATTGCGGTATGAACTCACCGCCCATTTTAGTGAACGTGAAGATAGCCACGGCAAAGATGGCCACCGCAATACTAACGACCCATTTTCCTTTTTCCAAGGCATTTAACAATAGGGGCTCATACTTGCGTTGTACCCAATGTACAAAACGGTCGCCCCACGATTTCTTTTCCTTTTTTGGCGGTTTCAGGAATAATGCGGACATCATCGGCACATAGGTCAGACATAAAACCATTGCACCAATCATCGCAAAGATGAACGTAAGTGCCATAGGCTGGAACATCTTGCCCTCGACACCTTCCAATGCCAAGATGGGTAGGAAAACGATAAGGATTATCAGCTGTCCGAAGAAGGCTGCGTTCATCATTTTTTTGGATGCATCGGCTGCAATTTCGTCACGGTCTTTCTTATCCAAAGATTTCTTTTTAAGCACATAACTGGCCATAAGAAATACACTCGCTTCCACGATAATGACCGCCCCATCTACGATAATACCAAAGTCGATTGCACCCAAGCTCATCAGGTTCGCCCATACGTCAAAAACATTCATTAGGATAAAGGCAAACAATAGGGATAGGGGAATGGTCGATGCCACAATCAGTCCGCCACGCCAGTTCCCCAAAAGAAAGACGAGTACAAAAATCACGATGAGCGCGCCTTCCAGAAGATTGTTGCGTACCGTGCCCGTTGTCTCACTTATGAGTTTACTTCTATCCAACAAGGGTTCGATGACCACGCCTTCGGGAAGTGATTTCTGGATTTCCGCCATCCTATCCTTAACGCGGACAATGACCTCGTTTGAGTTTGCGCCTTTGAGCATCATCACCAGTCCACCGACGACCTCGCCTTCGCCATCCTGCGTTAATGCCCCATAGCGAACGGCGGAACTGAAGCGTACATCGGCCACATCGTTTACGGTGATGGGCACACCATTTTCATTTTTAATAACGATTTTCTTGATGTCATTGAGGTTGCGTACCAAACCTTCACCCCGAATGAAGTTGGCCTGGTGGTTCTTTTCGATGTAGGCACCACCCGTATTCCTATTGTTTGCTTCCAAAGCTTTAAATACATCGGTAATGGTAAGCCCGATAGCCTTCAATTCGTTGGGGTCAACGGCCACTTCATATTGTTTAATCTTTCCACCTATCGCATTGATTTCAACGACGCCAGGCACCATCGCCATTTGTCGTTGTACAATCCAATCCTGCATCGTGCGCAAGTCGGCAAGGGAATACTCGTCCTGAAACTCAGGCTTGACCTTTAAGGTGTATTGGTACACTTCGCCCAAACCAGTTGTAATAGGTCCCATCGATGGCTGGCCCAATTCCTCTGGAATTTGCTCGCGTACCTCAGTCAGTTTTTCGGAAACGAGCTGGCGTGGCAAAAAGGTTCCCATATCATCGTCAAAAACTACCGTTACCACCGATAGCCCGAATCGGGAAATCGAACGGATTTCCTTGACATCGGGAAGGTTGCTCATCGCCACTTCCACGGGATAGGTTACGAACTGTTCGATATCCTCTGTACCCAGATTGGGCGATTGCGTGATGACCTGTACCTGGTTGTTGGTTATATCCGGCACAGCATCTATGGGAACTTGGGTCATACTGTAGATACCGGCACCGATGAGTGCCAGTGTAAGCAGACCGATAATAAATTTGTTATTGATTGAAAAATCAATGATTCTGTTAATCATAGATTTAGGTGTTAATTCAGTTAAAAATGAAATTGTGCTTTCCCTTCGACTGCGCTTTGGACAGGCGCGCAAGGCAAATACACCATTTGAAGTTTCCTAAAGCTGAAAACTTCAAAACTGGATATAGTAATCCTGTAAAACTGAATTAAACCTGCGGGGGCTGAAAGAGAGAGAAAGTAATATCCTTACCGATACTGTCGAAGTGGGCAAAGTTATCCTGTGGAATGGTCGCTTGAAGCGGTTCGAAGTTAGCAATACCAAAGTGTATCGTGTGAACGTGACAGCAGTGGCACTGGCAGAACGGTGAGCAAAGTTCGCAATCGTCACCGTGGTCACCATCAAAATCAACTACTGAAACGGTTTGGGAATCGTCGGCGACATCACCAACATCGCTACAAGGCACCACATTGAGCGCCAAGAAGTAAATCGATAATATGATTGCCAAAACTTTCACGATGCAAAGATAACAGAATTTCGGTGCAACAGGGTTGCAAAGTCCTATTTCAACGAATCAATCACACTACCGCACGTTAACATTGCATCACCATAATAAGGATTACGGATTTCTTCTTCGGTGCTCAACCAAACCGCACCTTTATTGTTGTTTGCCATTGGGCATTTTTGAACGTATAGGGGGTTGTCAATGCTTTCGAGATTCATTGCTATTGCAACCAAATTTTCATTGAGAATGACGAAATGACTACGTTGGTTTTCTAAATTAGAATTACTTGCAATGGCATCCAGCATTTCAATACTTTTGGATAGATGGGTTTTGAGCATTTTGTCCAAATCTTTTTGTGATATCACCTTCATTTTTTCGGAAGATACTTTCGCAAAATCGGAAACTTTTTCTGCATTACTCGCTACCAAAGCATCTTTGAGTTCAAGGTATGACGGCAAAGCCTTCACAAACTGTTCTTGAAAAGAAGTTGAAAGTGACATTTCCATCGCCATCATTTCTTTCTCTTCTTCAGTACTTTGATTCATCATCGATTTCTTCCCCTGCAATTGCGCAGCTGCATCTACGGTAAAAGTGCCATTGGTCACAATCTCATCGCCATTTTCTAAACCGGATGTAACCGTAAACATATCGCCATTGCGATTGCCAAGAGTAACTTCCCGCATTTCAAAAACAGGTTTGTTGGCGTTGGTTTTGATGTACACCAAAGACCGTTCACCCGTCCACATCACAGCACTTGCAGGTATGGTCAGGTTTGATTCCGTATTTACCGTTGTTCCTTCTACTTTGCCAGTTACGAACATTCCGGGTTTTAGCATTCCATCGCTATTTTTGAGATTGGCCCGAACGGTTACGGTGCGGGTTTGGGTATTCAGAACAGGGTCTATAAATGAGACCGTTGCATCAAATTCCTTATTTGGATAAGCATTTGTCGTTACTGAAATTTTCTGCCCTTTTTTAAACTCTGAAATCTGGTTTTCGTAGGCATCAAATTCCGCCCATACAGAGTTTAGGTTACTCACCTTTACAATGGGCTGTCCCTGTTTTACATAGTCGCCTTCGGCAGCCATTTTTTCTGAAACCGTTCCGGATACGGTCGCATAAATCGGAAAGTTCTCTTTGACCTTGCCGGATTCCTCTATGCTATTGATTTGGGCTTCCGAGAGTTTCCAAAGTTTCAACTTGTTGCGTACCGCCTTGTATAGTGAGGGTTGCGATTCTTTTAGCGAAGCCGCAGTAATCAATTCTTGCTGAGCAGCTATCAGATTAGGTGCATAAATGGTTGCCAACAATTGCCCTTTTTGTACTTCCTGACCTTCAAAATTGACGTTGAGCCGTTCAATTCTACCATCGAAATAACTGGCCTGCACCGCATTTTCTTCCTCGTTCATCTTGATTTTTCCCGAAAGGGAAATCATATTCTCATCATCTACAGAAGCATTTCCCACGATGGATGTTTGGATGTCCGCCAATGCCATCGCATTTTTGGTCATCTTTATTTCGTTCATTGCAAGTCCATCAGCACCTGATTCCGCAGGAATTAAATCCATTCCGCAAATGGGACAATCACCTGGTTCGGGTTGCATAATCTGGGGGTGCATCGAGCAGGTCCACATTTGACCTTCCGCTTCTGTGGAATGGTCGTGCTTATCTGTCATAGATTCTTCCGATGAGCCACCGAAAATGAGCCAACCACCAAGCAGTCCGACAACGACTGCAATAGCGATATATATGAAATTCTTGTTCATAGCTATTTATTTTTCGTTCTGTAATCGTTCAATCATTTCTTTCATTTCGGCAATTTCCCTGCGCTGTGCCTTGATGATTTCTTCTGCCAGTTTCTTTACCTCTGGGTCTTTGATGTCCGCTCGTTCACTGGTCAATATAGCGATGGAATGATGCGGTATCATTGCTTTCATCCATAGTACGTCACCTACTGTGGATTTTTGGTCGCGAACCAAAAACAATGCCCCAAAAAACAAGACCAAACTACCTAAAAGAATGGCAATATTCTTTTTCTTGTCGGTGTACATCTTCCGCATAAAAAACCACATAATGACTGCCATTGCTGCTATGCCCAGACAGACCATATAGAAGCGCGTTAGGCTGAACCATACGTGGTCGAGTTCATAGGTGTTGAGATACATTGTGATGTACATTGCTACAAATGAGCAAGCCAGCATCATAAAAAATGTTCTGTATTTTCCTTTGTTTGCGTGTTTTGAATGTTCCATAGTTTTTGAATTTTTGGTGTTATTTGTTTCTCTTTTTTATTTTTCTGATTGTTGGTGAACTGATATACCATAACAAAAACCCGCTCAATACGGTAATCAATCCAAGTAGGGAAAAGGCACGTAGTACGGTTGTATTGAAATCGTCGCGACCTTCATAATCCATCGTATGGGTCATCCATAGAAAGTCGAACCAACGCCAATCCCGATGACGTAGCGTTTGGAATGCGCCATCTTTTTCGGAAACGTAGGCCTTGATGTTTTTAGGTGTTTCATAGCTGATGACATAGGCCGGAAGCGGTCTGCCACGATACTCGCTATGGCTGCCTACTTGCTCGATGCGCTCGATTCCTTTTACTTGAAGTTCCGGCAACATATTCCGTTCAGCGATTTTCAGAGCTTCACTTTCTGAGATTACTTTCTTTACTTTGCCTGTCTTGGCATCAAAAAGTTGCTTGTCATTTATCCAGTAATAGGGATTGCCATCAATTTCCCGAAGTTCTACGGAAACTATCCCTTCTTCAGGATTCACATCGGATGGACTTATCAAATGTGTAAAAGCAGATGCCTCGACCGGGTCTTGCCGAAATTGGTCGCCGTGTATTTCGTCAATGTCCGTCCAACTGAAATACATTCCACTTATCGTCCACATCAAGAACTGGATGCCCAGGAAGATGCCCAGATAGCGGTGCGCCTTTCTAATTTTTATCGCTGTTTTTCTTTTTACCATATCATTTAGTCGATGTTTGAACCTTTGAGCCTTAGCGAATTGGCGATTACCGAAACCGAACTGAAGCTCATTGCCAGGGCCGCAATCATTGGGGACAATAAAATCCCGAAAAATGGATACAGCAATCCCGCAGCAATGGGTATTCCCAAGGTGTTGTAAATCATCGCAAAAAACAGGTTTTGCTTGATGTTTCGCATTACCACATCGCTTAAATTTCTTGCCTTGACAATACCGTGCAGGTCGCCTTTGACCAAAGTAATGGCAGCACTTTCTATGGCCACATCTGTACCCGTTCCCATTGCGATACCCACATCACTTTTTGCGAGAGCTGGGGCATCATTGATACCGTCACCCGCCATTGCAACTACCTTTCCGTTTTCTTGTAGTTTTTCAACTTCCTGCAATTTGTTTTCGGGAAGCATTCCCGCCTGAAAGTCCGCAAGATTGAGTTCGTTGGCCACTGCCTGAGCTGTATCGTGGTTGTCGCCCGTTAGCATAATCACATCGATTCCCTTGTCCTGTAATTCCTTGATAGCCTTGGCACTCGTTTCCTTGATTTTATCACCAATTACCACATAACCGACAACGCTTCCATCAATTGTGAGATAGGAAACGGTTTTGCCCTGCTTTTGGAAAGATTGGGCTTTTTCTTCCATAGTTTCCAACAACTCGGCATTGGCGTGTTCCATCATTTTGGCATTTCCTAAAGCCACGTCCTTGCCGTTGACCTTGCCTTCAACACCTTTTCCGGTAACGGCATTGAACCCATCGGCTTTAAGGAATTCGGTGTTTTGTTCTTTTCCGTATTTGACGGTAGCTTCGGCAAGAGGATGTTCACTCTGATTATTCAGGGAAACAATGTATTGCAATACTTCACTTTCGCTGAAACCGTTATCAAAAGACCCCACTTTTTCCACCGTGGGTTTTCCTTCAGTAATCGTTCCCGTTTTATCCACGATGAGGGTATCTACCTTATCCATCTTTTCGAGGGCTTCGGCATTTTTTATCAGCACGCCGTTCTGTGCACCCTTACCGACACCGACCATTACGGACATAGGCGTTGCCAATCCCAAGGCGCAGGGACAGGCGATAATCAAAACAGCAATGGCATTGACCAGGGCATAGACATAGGCCGGTTCTGGTCCCCAAATTGCCCAGACCCCAAAAGTGAATACTGCGATAATGACCACGATGGGCACGAAGTAGCCTGAAACCGTATCGGCCAATTTTTGGATGGGCGCACGGCTGCGACTGGCATCATTGACCATCTGGATAATTTGTGAAAGCAACGTGTCGGAACCTACCTTTTCCGCTTTCATTAGGAAAGATTGGTTGCCATTAATCGTTCCGCTGCTGACCTTATCATCTACAGACTTGTTTACGGGAATGGGTTCGCCCGTTATCATTGATTCATCGATGGATGTTTCACCTTCGGTGATGACGCCGTCAACCGGAATTTTATCACCCGGTTTTACCCGAAGAATATCGTCTAATTCAATTTGGTCAATAGCAACTTCCTGTTCCTCGCCATCCACGACTTTGACTGCCTTGTTGGGTGCCAGTTTTAAAAGTTCCTTGACTGCGGAATTGGTTTTACTATGCGCACGAGCTTCTAACAATTGGCCAAGCAATACCAACGTAAGAATGACCGTGGCCGCTTCAAAATACACGTGAACGGTTCCCGCTTCGGTCTTGAACTGTTCGGGGAAAAAGTCTGGTACGAGCATCCCGAATACGCTGAACAACCAAGCCACACCTGCACCAATGCCAATAAGGGTGAACATATTGAGGTTCCACGTTTTTATACTGCGGTAAGCGCGTTCAAAGAACATCCAAGTGGCGTAGAACACAACGGGAATGGAAAGCGCAAACTGAATCCAGTTCCAGTATTTCAGTTCCAGAATGTCGTACAGCGGATTGTTGGCAACCATTTCGGACATCGCAATGATGAAAATCGGCAACGTAAAGGCCGTGGCTACCCAAAACTTTTTGAGCAGTTTTTTATAGGTTTTTTCTTCTGCGGATAGGTCGGGTTCCATCGGTACCAAGTCCATTCCGCAAATAGGACAGCTTCCCGGCTCGTCCTTTACGATTTCGGGATGCATTGGGCACGTCCACTGTTCAGAAGTGGTAGCGGTCAAATTCTGTTCCTCGACCAAATCCATTCCGCAGACAGGGCAATCGCCCGGTTTGTCATAGGTTTTATCGCCTTCACAGTGCATCGGGCAGTAGAACGTTCCGGTTCCCTTGCCTTTAGGTTTTTCTTTTTTCGCTTTCGTACTTCGACTATGCTCAGCATTAACTTTAGCGGAATCATCCTTGTGATGATGTTTGCCTGGGTTGTGAATGCTATACGAACCGCCATCTTGCTTTAGTGCTTCCTGAAATGTTCCGATAGGAATATGCGATTCCATTTCAATGACCGCTTCAGATTTTTCTAAATTGACCGATGCTTCAATTACACCATCTACTTTAGAGAGAGTTTTCTCGACGTGGGTTCTGCAACCATTGCAGGTCATTCCGTGTATGTGATAGGTGTGTTTCATTACTTTACTAATTTGTGCCTGTCACGGGAAGGGTCACTAACCAACCATCAAACTTCCCTTCCCGCAGCAGGACTTTATTCCAAGCTATCTTTTAATTTTTTCATATACTCAATTACTGCTGTTTTGTTCGTTTCAGAAAAAATGGCATCCCTATGAATCAACGTATAGCTATCCAAAGGCATTTCACCATCTTCAATCTGGTTTATGATAGACCGTAATTTGCTATTTTTCCTTCGGTCGGAAAGGTTGCCCCATTCGTTGAAATTCAGCTCTGCCTTTCCTTCTTTGATATGATGTTCCAAGTACCAAGCAGATGGTTGCACCTTGCTGTACCAAGGATAATCGGTATTGTTACTATGGCAATCATAGCAGGAAACCCGCAACGATTGTTCTACCGTTGCAGGTACATTGTTCACGAGCATAAAATCAGTTTCTGGTACCGTTTCATTCTGGTTATAGTCCACAGTAAAAAACTGGATGACCACAAAGGCAATCAATGCTATCCACGCTATGATTTTTACTATTTTCATTTAGTTTATTTCACGTTGCACCTTACCACATTTCAGCATTTGGGCACCGAAATAGGGGTTTCTGATTTCTTCGTTCATACTTAGCCAGGCACCACCTTTATTGTTATCGTACATTGGGCAATACTGCTCATAAATGGTCATTGAAGTTCCCGTTATCGCCACCATATCGGTCATATCCTTACTAAGTGTTTTGAAATGCTCACGTTGGTGGGCTATATCGCTCTCGCCTATATGCTCGGCGTGTTCGGTGGCATCCTCAATGATGTCCTTTAGTTCGTTCTGCTCGCTGTCCGAATAGCTCGATGCATCAAAAGATTTTAGTGATTGTGCCAAGGTGTTGCCCAGTTCTTTTGCTTTGGAA
This portion of the Flagellimonas lutaonensis genome encodes:
- a CDS encoding CusA/CzcA family heavy metal efflux RND transporter yields the protein MINRIIDFSINNKFIIGLLTLALIGAGIYSMTQVPIDAVPDITNNQVQVITQSPNLGTEDIEQFVTYPVEVAMSNLPDVKEIRSISRFGLSVVTVVFDDDMGTFLPRQLVSEKLTEVREQIPEELGQPSMGPITTGLGEVYQYTLKVKPEFQDEYSLADLRTMQDWIVQRQMAMVPGVVEINAIGGKIKQYEVAVDPNELKAIGLTITDVFKALEANNRNTGGAYIEKNHQANFIRGEGLVRNLNDIKKIVIKNENGVPITVNDVADVRFSSAVRYGALTQDGEGEVVGGLVMMLKGANSNEVIVRVKDRMAEIQKSLPEGVVIEPLLDRSKLISETTGTVRNNLLEGALIVIFVLVFLLGNWRGGLIVASTIPLSLLFAFILMNVFDVWANLMSLGAIDFGIIVDGAVIIVEASVFLMASYVLKKKSLDKKDRDEIAADASKKMMNAAFFGQLIILIVFLPILALEGVEGKMFQPMALTFIFAMIGAMVLCLTYVPMMSALFLKPPKKEKKSWGDRFVHWVQRKYEPLLLNALEKGKWVVSIAVAIFAVAIFTFTKMGGEFIPQLDEGDIAFHAILKPGSSLSETIETTTKIERIVKAEFPEVEKIVSRIGVAEVPTDPMPMDFADVFVILKPQDEWVSAESKDELIDKMKDAVSIIPGVNYEFTQPIEMRFNELLEGIREDIAIKIYGEDIDVLASKADEITKIIAGTEGIGDMRAEATSGLPQMTIKYNRNKLAQYGVSIDQLNMMVQSAFAGGYAGVIFEGEKRFDLVVRLDEQNRSDINDIRNLYINLPNGSQIPLHELAAIEYTPGPMQISRDNTNRRTYVGVNVRGRDVESLVNEIRDKLDANLDLPPGYFIRYGGAFENLERASDRLQTVVPIALLLIFILIYFALKSFPQTLMIYLAIPMATIGGVFALWLRDMPFSISAGVGFIVLFGVAVLNGLVMISGLNELKEEGVINLKERIVEGTKRRVRPIMLTAFTDILGFLPMAISASAGAEVQRPLATVVIGGLITSTLLTLFILPIFYQWVERRSERKIKVNPKIVTASAVVCFFFAFAKAEAQQVRQNDTLPVVSLEQAVEISKENYPLLKTKQLEIQKQNALKGTAYDLGNTQVFTGGEEVSDGQGIYTLVGVVQQNINLFGIGAKKRLQKQRIALAETALDFTALQVEQEVKKAWSQAYQQRQKFELYRELDSIYSQFEKAIELNYEVEAISRLEYSSATNQALQINNKLQQAESDYAIALQKLNLWLVSDTFYTVPDTLDENEMAVLGIPSTIETHPELELSRKRIEEAQSSYQAERSDLLPNLNLQGGLQRVNGSNGFYTYQAGISLPLFSGTERSQAKAAKIQSEIAKANADFTKRQLQSEYRQAVQAYQKWEASWRFYKDKALPLAEEQRQGALLAYKEGAVDYAAFTQIIRDAIQTEMDALDALDNYLKSVFALQYFK
- a CDS encoding DUF6660 family protein; its protein translation is MKVLAIILSIYFLALNVVPCSDVGDVADDSQTVSVVDFDGDHGDDCELCSPFCQCHCCHVHTIHFGIANFEPLQATIPQDNFAHFDSIGKDITFSLFQPPQV
- a CDS encoding efflux RND transporter periplasmic adaptor subunit, translating into MNKNFIYIAIAVVVGLLGGWLIFGGSSEESMTDKHDHSTEAEGQMWTCSMHPQIMQPEPGDCPICGMDLIPAESGADGLAMNEIKMTKNAMALADIQTSIVGNASVDDENMISLSGKIKMNEEENAVQASYFDGRIERLNVNFEGQEVQKGQLLATIYAPNLIAAQQELITAASLKESQPSLYKAVRNKLKLWKLSEAQINSIEESGKVKENFPIYATVSGTVSEKMAAEGDYVKQGQPIVKVSNLNSVWAEFDAYENQISEFKKGQKISVTTNAYPNKEFDATVSFIDPVLNTQTRTVTVRANLKNSDGMLKPGMFVTGKVEGTTVNTESNLTIPASAVMWTGERSLVYIKTNANKPVFEMREVTLGNRNGDMFTVTSGLENGDEIVTNGTFTVDAAAQLQGKKSMMNQSTEEEKEMMAMEMSLSTSFQEQFVKALPSYLELKDALVASNAEKVSDFAKVSSEKMKVISQKDLDKMLKTHLSKSIEMLDAIASNSNLENQRSHFVILNENLVAIAMNLESIDNPLYVQKCPMANNNKGAVWLSTEEEIRNPYYGDAMLTCGSVIDSLK
- a CDS encoding DUF305 domain-containing protein, which produces MEHSKHANKGKYRTFFMMLACSFVAMYITMYLNTYELDHVWFSLTRFYMVCLGIAAMAVIMWFFMRKMYTDKKKNIAILLGSLVLFFGALFLVRDQKSTVGDVLWMKAMIPHHSIAILTSERADIKDPEVKKLAEEIIKAQRREIAEMKEMIERLQNEK
- a CDS encoding PepSY domain-containing protein; translated protein: MVKRKTAIKIRKAHRYLGIFLGIQFLMWTISGMYFSWTDIDEIHGDQFRQDPVEASAFTHLISPSDVNPEEGIVSVELREIDGNPYYWINDKQLFDAKTGKVKKVISESEALKIAERNMLPELQVKGIERIEQVGSHSEYRGRPLPAYVISYETPKNIKAYVSEKDGAFQTLRHRDWRWFDFLWMTHTMDYEGRDDFNTTVLRAFSLLGLITVLSGFLLWYISSPTIRKIKKRNK
- a CDS encoding heavy metal translocating P-type ATPase, producing MKHTYHIHGMTCNGCRTHVEKTLSKVDGVIEASVNLEKSEAVIEMESHIPIGTFQEALKQDGGSYSIHNPGKHHHKDDSAKVNAEHSRSTKAKKEKPKGKGTGTFYCPMHCEGDKTYDKPGDCPVCGMDLVEEQNLTATTSEQWTCPMHPEIVKDEPGSCPICGMDLVPMEPDLSAEEKTYKKLLKKFWVATAFTLPIFIIAMSEMVANNPLYDILELKYWNWIQFALSIPVVFYATWMFFERAYRSIKTWNLNMFTLIGIGAGVAWLFSVFGMLVPDFFPEQFKTEAGTVHVYFEAATVILTLVLLGQLLEARAHSKTNSAVKELLKLAPNKAVKVVDGEEQEVAIDQIELDDILRVKPGDKIPVDGVITEGETSIDESMITGEPIPVNKSVDDKVSSGTINGNQSFLMKAEKVGSDTLLSQIIQMVNDASRSRAPIQKLADTVSGYFVPIVVIIAVFTFGVWAIWGPEPAYVYALVNAIAVLIIACPCALGLATPMSVMVGVGKGAQNGVLIKNAEALEKMDKVDTLIVDKTGTITEGKPTVEKVGSFDNGFSESEVLQYIVSLNNQSEHPLAEATVKYGKEQNTEFLKADGFNAVTGKGVEGKVNGKDVALGNAKMMEHANAELLETMEEKAQSFQKQGKTVSYLTIDGSVVGYVVIGDKIKETSAKAIKELQDKGIDVIMLTGDNHDTAQAVANELNLADFQAGMLPENKLQEVEKLQENGKVVAMAGDGINDAPALAKSDVGIAMGTGTDVAIESAAITLVKGDLHGIVKARNLSDVVMRNIKQNLFFAMIYNTLGIPIAAGLLYPFFGILLSPMIAALAMSFSSVSVIANSLRLKGSNID
- a CDS encoding heme-binding domain-containing protein, whose product is MKIVKIIAWIALIAFVVIQFFTVDYNQNETVPETDFMLVNNVPATVEQSLRVSCYDCHSNNTDYPWYSKVQPSAWYLEHHIKEGKAELNFNEWGNLSDRRKNSKLRSIINQIEDGEMPLDSYTLIHRDAIFSETNKTAVIEYMKKLKDSLE
- a CDS encoding DUF3347 domain-containing protein, with the translated sequence MKTIKLTMSTMALVATMILTVSCKDGNKNEPAAPMSNEMHQETMNDKEDMAMDKNQDTKAEVVLKDYFNLKDALVNDDNSKAKELGNTLAQSLKSFDASSYSDSEQNELKDIIEDATEHAEHIGESDIAHQREHFKTLSKDMTDMVAITGTSMTIYEQYCPMYDNNKGGAWLSMNEEIRNPYFGAQMLKCGKVQREIN